A stretch of the Drosophila sulfurigaster albostrigata strain 15112-1811.04 chromosome 2L, ASM2355843v2, whole genome shotgun sequence genome encodes the following:
- the LOC133841284 gene encoding NADH dehydrogenase [ubiquinone] 1 beta subcomplex subunit 10, whose protein sequence is MPEPRSPMASFAQSVQNAIDGPVTWFRETIVEPNQQKYNWYHQRFRRVPTIDQCYTDDAVCRFEADQQFRRDRMVDNEVVNILRQRFEDCMLYEAPDHMAKCRPLLEIYEKAAENWFIKYGDLGGYANAKTAYMKQKHRLIWERRHGPVGSGKKEDEHAAH, encoded by the exons ATGCCGGAACCACGCAGTCCAATGGCGAGCTTCGCACAATCTGTGCAAAATGCAATCGATGGTCCTGTCACTTGGTTCCGTG aGACAATTGTCGAACCGAATCAACAGAAATACAATTGGTATCATCAGCGCTTCCGCCGCGTGCCCACCATTGATCAGTGCTACACGGACGATGCCGTCTGCCGCTTTGAGGCCGATCAGCAATTCCGTCGGGATCGCATGGTGGACAACGAAGTTGTCAACATATTGAGACAACGCTTCGAGGATTGTATGTTGTACGAGGCACCCGATCACATGGCCAAGTGCAGGCCACTGCTGGAGATCTACGAGAAGGCTGCCGAGAACTGGTTCATTAAGT ATGGAGATCTCGGTGGTTATGCCAATGCCAAGACCGCGTACATGAAGCAGAAGCATCGTTTGATCTGGGAGCGTCGCCATGGCCCAGTGGGCAGCGGCAAGAAGGAGGATGAACATGCTGCTCATTAA